The following are encoded together in the Pleurocapsa sp. FMAR1 genome:
- the rsmH gene encoding 16S rRNA (cytosine(1402)-N(4))-methyltransferase RsmH, with protein sequence MEAQINTFSHRSVLSRELIAGLNINPQGHYLDATVGGGGHSELILDRGENIRLLAIDRDETAIAATKARLAGYYPQQLDFWQGNFADYQPDNLLFEGIIADLGVSSPQLEVRERGFSFRNAAPLDMRMDRSDGITAAEIVNHWKEVSLADLIYEYGEERFSRRIAKKIVQQRPFQTTTDLATAIASTVPGKYRHGRIHPATRTFQALRIEVNQELKSLEKFIDHAPSWLKPGGIIGIISFHSLEDRIVKHRFRGSELLEVISKKPITAQPDEQRDNPRSRSAKLRFARKTSK encoded by the coding sequence ATGGAAGCACAGATAAACACTTTTAGTCATCGTTCTGTGCTGAGTCGGGAATTAATAGCAGGGTTAAATATTAATCCACAAGGTCATTACTTAGATGCAACCGTTGGTGGTGGCGGACACAGTGAACTAATTTTAGATCGCGGAGAAAATATCAGGCTGTTGGCAATAGATCGCGACGAGACGGCGATCGCGGCTACTAAAGCCAGATTAGCAGGTTACTATCCTCAACAGCTAGATTTTTGGCAGGGAAATTTTGCTGACTATCAGCCAGACAATTTGTTATTTGAGGGAATTATTGCCGATTTGGGCGTTAGCTCTCCCCAGCTAGAGGTTCGGGAGCGAGGATTCAGCTTTCGTAATGCTGCTCCTTTAGATATGCGTATGGATCGTTCAGACGGCATTACCGCAGCGGAGATTGTTAACCACTGGAAAGAGGTTTCTTTAGCTGATTTGATTTATGAATATGGAGAGGAAAGATTTTCCCGTCGGATTGCTAAGAAAATTGTGCAGCAACGCCCTTTTCAAACCACTACGGATTTAGCCACGGCGATCGCCTCTACTGTACCAGGAAAATATCGTCATGGCAGAATTCACCCTGCTACCCGTACTTTTCAAGCTCTGCGGATTGAGGTTAATCAAGAACTAAAGTCATTAGAAAAATTTATCGACCATGCACCTAGTTGGCTCAAGCCTGGGGGGATTATTGGGATTATCAGCTTTCATAGTCTAGAGGATCGCATTGTTAAACATCGCTTTCGAGGCAGCGAGCTATTAGAAGTTATTAGCAAAAAGCCAATTACGGCTCAACCAGACGAACAACGAGACAATCCGCGATCGCGATCGGCTAAGTTAAGATTTGCGCGAAAAACCAGCAAATAA
- a CDS encoding FeoA family protein, with protein sequence MRITINIFELSLGSAAIVISYNRVYGGYIGKLISKGLVPGTAFVVLDFSVAQGGAQIMLQDKILTLSKPEANALCIETMTESD encoded by the coding sequence ATGAGAATAACTATTAATATCTTTGAATTATCTTTGGGTTCGGCAGCGATCGTTATTAGCTATAACAGAGTTTATGGTGGTTATATAGGCAAGTTGATTTCTAAAGGGCTAGTTCCTGGTACGGCTTTTGTAGTGTTAGATTTTTCTGTGGCTCAAGGAGGCGCGCAAATTATGTTGCAAGATAAAATTTTGACTCTATCTAAACCAGAAGCCAACGCTCTTTGTATCGAAACAATGACAGAAAGCGACTGA
- a CDS encoding ferrous iron transport protein A produces the protein MTHSVDIQSLNAKESKGFQEFTFIGDISSKSTLEPVKQLDPNSDCHFLHQIPTENSWLITKLYTSGKVTRQLRNLRLKPGQVVQLISKTNNGSVILSFEDKLIGVGSEIAQKIMVTFAS, from the coding sequence ATGACTCACTCTGTAGATATTCAATCTTTAAATGCTAAGGAATCTAAAGGATTTCAGGAATTTACCTTTATTGGCGATATATCTTCTAAATCGACTTTAGAGCCAGTAAAACAGCTAGATCCTAATTCCGACTGCCATTTTTTGCATCAGATACCTACAGAAAACTCCTGGTTAATTACCAAGCTCTATACTTCAGGCAAAGTCACTCGCCAATTACGAAATTTACGGTTAAAACCAGGGCAAGTAGTGCAGTTAATCAGCAAAACTAATAATGGTTCAGTAATTCTCAGCTTTGAGGACAAGCTAATTGGTGTTGGCTCAGAAATTGCTCAAAAAATCATGGTTACTTTTGCCAGCTAA